From one Streptomyces sp. R41 genomic stretch:
- a CDS encoding PP2C family protein-serine/threonine phosphatase, producing MPSHLSADRSAAQPPQRGTVDALISQTRLLRGEVDAVRRDAPVDGEDPQGRWQRALCNLAMHQLNDLDEHLAQLRDGPPPVPVQPAAVPAARAVPAASRRGSLLSRVGSAEWNLLTDEASWSGELYQILGRDPAAPPLTLDELPSVVLDEDRQMLTAMVTDCLVDAKPIDGEFRIARPDGGVRTVHMMGEPVLDADGSTASMWAVLRDVSELRRSQRTVSETRDSLQRERHIAQTEHRLAVELQEAVLPPWRGSLRFPQRGAQTLDLAARYLPSSTSALIGGDWYDALELPDGDTLLSVGDLTGHGVAVTSGMAMLLGALRGMAVTGTQPGQLLSWLNQLLDASVQPALGSAVCCRYRPQTHTLSWAQAGHPAPLLFRNGTGRALAAPDGVLLGATSGAVYGQAEVPLEEGDLLLLHTDGLVPWRWGSPRSSQAEGGGGTAAVQRLLDLGPRFDAARSAQECVRMVVEEFGETEREDDACVLIARVGS from the coding sequence ATGCCCTCCCATCTCTCTGCGGACCGCTCAGCCGCTCAGCCGCCCCAGCGCGGCACGGTCGACGCGCTGATCTCGCAGACGCGGCTGCTGCGCGGCGAGGTGGACGCCGTACGGCGTGACGCTCCCGTCGACGGCGAGGACCCGCAGGGACGCTGGCAGCGCGCGCTGTGCAATCTGGCGATGCATCAACTCAACGACCTCGATGAGCACTTGGCCCAGCTGCGGGACGGACCGCCGCCCGTGCCCGTCCAACCCGCAGCCGTCCCCGCCGCACGAGCCGTGCCGGCCGCATCCCGGCGCGGCTCGCTGCTGAGCCGGGTCGGCAGCGCCGAGTGGAACCTGCTGACGGACGAGGCCAGTTGGTCCGGTGAGCTCTATCAGATCCTGGGCCGCGACCCCGCCGCTCCCCCGCTCACGCTCGACGAACTGCCGTCGGTGGTGCTCGACGAGGACCGGCAGATGCTCACGGCGATGGTCACGGACTGCCTGGTCGACGCCAAGCCCATCGACGGGGAGTTCCGCATAGCGCGTCCCGACGGCGGGGTGCGGACCGTGCACATGATGGGCGAGCCCGTGCTCGACGCCGACGGCAGCACCGCCTCGATGTGGGCCGTGCTGCGCGACGTCAGCGAACTGCGCCGCAGCCAGCGGACGGTGAGCGAGACCCGTGACTCGCTGCAACGCGAGCGGCACATCGCGCAGACCGAGCACCGGCTCGCGGTCGAGCTGCAGGAGGCCGTGCTGCCGCCGTGGCGTGGCTCCCTGCGGTTCCCGCAGCGGGGCGCGCAGACCCTGGACCTCGCCGCCCGCTATCTGCCCTCGTCGACCAGCGCACTGATCGGCGGCGACTGGTACGACGCTCTCGAACTGCCCGACGGCGACACCTTGTTGAGTGTGGGTGACCTCACCGGCCACGGAGTCGCCGTGACCTCGGGCATGGCGATGCTGCTCGGCGCCCTGCGCGGCATGGCGGTGACGGGCACCCAGCCGGGCCAACTCCTTTCCTGGCTCAACCAGTTACTCGACGCCTCCGTCCAACCTGCCCTCGGCAGCGCCGTCTGCTGCCGCTATCGGCCCCAGACCCACACCCTCAGCTGGGCGCAGGCGGGACACCCCGCCCCGCTGCTGTTCCGCAACGGGACGGGGCGCGCACTGGCAGCACCCGATGGCGTGCTGCTCGGAGCGACATCGGGTGCCGTCTACGGGCAGGCCGAGGTGCCCCTCGAAGAGGGCGACCTGCTGCTCCTGCACACCGACGGACTGGTGCCGTGGCGATGGGGGTCCCCCCGCTCGAGCCAAGCCGAGGGTGGGGGAGGAACGGCGGCCGTCCAGAGGCTGCTCGACCTGGGCCCGCGCTTCGACGCGGCCCGCTCTGCCCAGGAATGTGTACGGATGGTTGTGGAGGAATTCGGCGAGACCGAGCGCGAGGACGATGCCTGCGTGCTCATCGCCCGGGTCGGCTCCTGA
- a CDS encoding aminoglycoside phosphotransferase family protein encodes MYTASSSVSAPPRSLHPRPVGGGPYLDPARPAAAPVLGAGRTRRVPGLGTQPLSGRLDLSGPQGAQLRTAIASVHRICPEFAPVQVLRRSGRSVLLVGTTGRSTAVAKCLLDHSPIWTERIRHEIAAYRSFVRHRPPVRVPRLIAADPDNCTLVIERMPGRVAALQRHPAEAPPRADIRAALGAICRLNAWRPPAGTFDAPLDYAERISRFHELGLLTDRDMGDLQKLVHGIAHSAGRQGMGQFCHGDALLSNILLSPAGPVLVDWEHAGWYLPGYDLATLWAVLGDAPVARRQISQLAQSAGPAARDAFLVNLMLVLTREIRTYETALQRSMHDTTPAAPGPAHPGAAPSGEEQRLLLRRLHDDCQLARRAVRAAVGTR; translated from the coding sequence ATGTACACAGCATCGTCCTCCGTGTCCGCTCCGCCCCGGTCGCTGCACCCCCGCCCGGTCGGCGGCGGCCCCTACCTCGACCCCGCGCGCCCGGCGGCGGCTCCCGTGCTCGGCGCCGGCAGGACGCGGCGCGTTCCGGGGCTCGGCACCCAACCGCTCAGCGGGAGACTCGACTTGTCCGGCCCTCAGGGCGCGCAGCTGCGCACGGCGATCGCGTCGGTGCACCGGATCTGCCCGGAGTTCGCTCCGGTCCAGGTGCTGCGCCGCAGCGGACGCTCCGTGCTCCTCGTCGGCACGACGGGGCGCAGCACGGCCGTCGCCAAGTGTTTACTGGACCACTCCCCCATCTGGACCGAGCGGATCCGGCATGAAATAGCGGCCTACCGCTCGTTCGTGCGGCACCGGCCGCCGGTGCGGGTGCCCCGGCTGATCGCGGCGGATCCGGACAACTGCACGCTGGTGATCGAGCGGATGCCGGGCCGGGTGGCTGCTCTGCAGCGGCATCCGGCGGAGGCCCCGCCCCGCGCGGACATCCGGGCGGCGCTGGGCGCGATCTGCCGGCTGAACGCGTGGCGGCCGCCGGCGGGGACGTTCGACGCCCCGCTGGACTACGCGGAGCGGATCTCCCGTTTCCATGAGCTGGGTCTGCTCACGGACCGGGACATGGGCGATCTGCAGAAGCTGGTGCACGGCATCGCCCACTCGGCGGGCCGGCAGGGCATGGGCCAGTTCTGTCACGGCGACGCACTCCTGTCGAACATCCTTCTCTCACCGGCCGGTCCAGTGCTGGTGGATTGGGAGCACGCGGGCTGGTATCTGCCGGGATACGACCTGGCGACGCTGTGGGCGGTCCTCGGGGACGCTCCCGTGGCCCGGCGGCAGATCAGCCAGCTCGCGCAGTCGGCGGGGCCCGCGGCGCGCGACGCCTTCCTGGTGAACCTGATGCTCGTCCTCACCAGGGAGATCCGTACGTACGAGACGGCCCTGCAGCGTTCGATGCACGACACGACCCCGGCGGCACCGGGACCGGCCCACCCGGGTGCTGCGCCGTCCGGCGAGGAGCAGCGGCTGCTGCTGAGGCGGCTGCACGACGACTGCCAGTTGGCCCGTCGGGCCGTTCGAGCGGCGGTCGGCACTCGCTGA
- a CDS encoding N-acetylmuramoyl-L-alanine amidase — protein MRGSATDPKATAGHRRARRTAGAVASAALLLPLLGAAPSGTAPQASSAQLQRAFATAAADYHVPQSVLLAVSYLQSRWDAHAGAPSVSGGYGPMHLTDARTAIAEAPHHSEGTEDARGDSSRAALLPVALVPENSELPARLKTLTKAAELTGLSAEQLRTDAAANVEGGAALLAAAQQGLGEPLSDDAADWYGAVARFSGADDSATAATYANDVYDVIHEGEERFTDAGQQVALAAQPEVSPDTAQLRRAGLRTASADDTECPESVACEWVPAPYEEFGEGDYGNHDLGDRPASQSIKYIVIHDTEGTWDGVLKLVQDPTYVSWNYTLRSTDGHIAQHVKAKDVAWHAGNWYINAKSIGLEHEGFLASPDAWYTEEMYQASARLVKYLSMKYAIPLDRQHIIGHDNVPGPTTSTIPGMHTDPGPYWDWQHYFTLLGHPFHRTTKPAGGLVTVLPDFDKNQPVYTGCVTKDEPCAAHGSSEVRLYSQPDETSPLIKDIGLYPKGDASTIGVNDVASRVSTGQRYAVAGHDGDWTAIWYLGQKAWFKNPKKQPTAVNASGLVVTPKDGLKEIPVYGRAYPEKEAYPTGVPVQSVSPLPYKLLEGQRYAVGDKVPGEYFYAPTFDTAPHKVVIGTDMYYEIQFGHRVAFVRAADVKVLPSHS, from the coding sequence TTGCGAGGATCCGCCACCGACCCCAAGGCCACCGCCGGGCACAGACGCGCACGCAGGACCGCGGGAGCCGTCGCCTCCGCGGCGCTGCTGCTACCCCTGCTCGGCGCGGCCCCGTCCGGCACCGCTCCGCAGGCCTCTTCCGCACAGTTGCAGCGGGCCTTCGCGACCGCGGCCGCCGACTACCACGTGCCGCAGAGCGTCCTTCTCGCCGTCTCCTATCTGCAGTCCCGCTGGGACGCGCACGCCGGTGCCCCGAGCGTCAGCGGCGGCTACGGCCCGATGCACCTCACCGACGCCCGTACGGCCATCGCCGAGGCACCGCACCACAGCGAGGGCACGGAGGACGCCCGGGGCGACAGCTCGCGTGCGGCCCTCCTTCCCGTCGCGCTGGTGCCGGAGAACTCCGAACTCCCGGCCCGGCTCAAAACATTGACCAAGGCGGCCGAGCTCACCGGCCTCTCGGCGGAGCAGCTGCGTACGGACGCGGCCGCGAACGTCGAGGGCGGCGCCGCGCTCCTCGCCGCCGCGCAGCAGGGCCTCGGCGAGCCGCTGAGCGACGACGCGGCCGACTGGTACGGGGCAGTGGCGCGCTTCTCGGGCGCGGACGACAGCGCGACTGCGGCGACGTACGCCAATGACGTGTACGACGTGATCCACGAGGGCGAGGAACGCTTCACCGACGCCGGACAGCAGGTGGCGCTCGCCGCCCAGCCGGAGGTGAGCCCCGACACGGCACAGCTCCGGCGGGCGGGGCTGCGGACGGCCTCGGCCGATGACACGGAGTGTCCCGAGAGCGTGGCCTGCGAGTGGGTTCCGGCTCCGTACGAGGAGTTCGGCGAGGGCGACTACGGGAACCACGACCTCGGCGACCGGCCCGCCTCGCAGAGCATCAAGTACATCGTCATCCATGACACGGAAGGCACCTGGGACGGCGTCCTGAAGCTGGTCCAGGACCCGACCTATGTGTCGTGGAACTACACCCTGCGCTCGACCGACGGTCACATCGCCCAGCATGTGAAGGCCAAGGACGTCGCCTGGCACGCGGGCAACTGGTACATCAACGCCAAGTCGATCGGCCTGGAGCACGAGGGCTTCCTCGCCTCGCCGGACGCCTGGTACACGGAGGAGATGTACCAGGCCTCGGCGCGGCTGGTGAAGTACCTCTCGATGAAGTACGCCATCCCGCTGGACCGGCAGCACATCATCGGACACGACAACGTGCCCGGTCCGACGACGTCGACCATCCCCGGCATGCACACGGACCCAGGCCCGTACTGGGACTGGCAGCACTACTTCACGCTGCTGGGGCACCCCTTCCACCGCACCACGAAGCCGGCCGGCGGGCTGGTGACCGTGCTGCCCGACTTCGACAAGAACCAGCCGGTGTACACGGGCTGCGTCACCAAGGACGAGCCCTGCGCGGCGCACGGCTCCAGCGAGGTGCGGCTCTACTCCCAGCCGGACGAGACCTCGCCCCTCATCAAGGACATCGGTCTGTACCCCAAGGGCGACGCCTCGACGATCGGCGTGAACGACGTCGCCTCGCGCGTCTCCACGGGGCAGCGGTACGCGGTCGCCGGCCACGACGGTGACTGGACGGCGATCTGGTACCTGGGCCAGAAGGCCTGGTTCAAGAACCCGAAGAAGCAGCCGACGGCGGTGAACGCGTCGGGCTTGGTCGTCACGCCCAAGGACGGTCTCAAGGAGATCCCCGTCTACGGGCGCGCCTACCCCGAGAAGGAGGCGTACCCGACGGGTGTGCCCGTCCAGTCGGTCTCGCCCCTGCCCTACAAGCTGCTCGAAGGCCAGCGGTACGCGGTGGGTGACAAGGTGCCGGGCGAGTACTTCTACGCACCGACCTTCGACACCGCACCGCACAAGGTCGTGATCGGCACGGACATGTACTACGAGATCCAGTTCGGCCACCGAGTGGCGTTCGTGCGGGCCGCGGACGTGAAGGTGCTTCCGTCGCACTCGTGA
- a CDS encoding dihydrofolate reductase family protein: MASAGETSHTRTVVANISLSLDGRIAGSAGEYDMSWIVPHAVSDGARSHMVHITGTATTALLGRKNYQGFSGYWPAVADDDHADPRDRTFARWLNEVEKVVFSRTLEQVDWHNARLATADPAATVKQLRQLEGGDIIVLASVSVIRQLLDAGELDRLSITLCPELVGGGERLFTDGATMSSSWSLASTSATDTGAIRLLYDRIRTGG, encoded by the coding sequence ATGGCCTCCGCCGGAGAGACGTCCCACACCCGGACTGTCGTCGCCAACATCTCGCTGTCCCTCGACGGGCGGATCGCCGGCTCCGCCGGTGAGTACGACATGAGCTGGATCGTGCCGCACGCCGTCAGCGACGGCGCCCGCTCGCACATGGTGCACATCACGGGTACGGCCACCACGGCGCTGCTCGGCCGCAAGAACTACCAGGGCTTCTCGGGCTACTGGCCCGCGGTGGCCGACGACGACCACGCCGACCCGCGCGACCGCACGTTCGCGCGCTGGCTCAACGAGGTGGAGAAGGTCGTCTTCTCCAGGACACTGGAGCAGGTGGACTGGCACAACGCGCGCCTCGCCACCGCGGACCCGGCCGCCACCGTCAAGCAGCTGCGGCAGCTGGAGGGAGGCGACATCATCGTGCTGGCCAGCGTCAGCGTCATCCGGCAACTGCTCGACGCCGGGGAGCTGGACCGCCTCAGCATCACCCTGTGCCCGGAGCTCGTCGGCGGCGGCGAACGCCTGTTCACCGACGGGGCGACCATGTCCTCCTCCTGGTCGCTGGCCTCCACGAGCGCCACGGACACGGGCGCGATCCGCCTCCTGTACGACCGGATCCGCACGGGCGGGTGA